In Microvenator marinus, one genomic interval encodes:
- a CDS encoding DEAD/DEAH box helicase gives MTVFSKFPPRLQDAIVSRLGWSALRPVQELAGETLLEGLNVVILAPTAGGKTEASIFPTLARLMNDQLPGVGAVYVAPIKALLNNQRDRLGLYTEMVGMRRMVWHGDVSESERKRFLKDPTDLLMTTPESLEVMLMSSRVNERELFRNLRFVIVDEVHAMAGTDRGSHLISVLERLANVSQFDVQRVGLSATVGNPDAILEWIAGSSKRGGRVVDPPSKPEPRELLVMHDENPLALSSAAALMGVGKKSLFFCQTRATTENVAQKMRDRGTEIFVHHGSVSKEERELAEERFHKGDAACIICTSTLELGIDVGDLDLVFQAGAPTTVSSFKQRMGRTGRRAGKHANTTFFCEAEDSVLQAVALIELTREKWVESVELTNRAWPVLIHQLLAMSLARGGISRDKAWEHFAKVPDFSGIHRAEFERLVDWLIKDRSLLETSGLLVLGSKAEHRFGKKNFMELYAVFSSPEFYTVAQETGSPLGFLEQEFVDMLSENISSFLLAGKSWFVKEVRHTDKRVIVGPAPRGKEPKWGGFSPQFLGFELCQKMKAILASEQEFKYLDRKAALALKRWRGAMANVWEAEFDGVEFGDRQITWWTFAGGKINSTLRRALNASMPGWEISEDNFALRIRGVTAEPHVFQQTLSKLKEFEFWENERFWAEVGQSLPNYRLSKFQTLMPPWVEREVLATHLIDIAATWGWLTGDHRSGLSSVPDGIGLPTKREIALLEAPRTQAKTQLPESWTRGRKRKWIASEAELRSAVKTLKEESVLGLDVETTLGTRTLCLIQLASPTETYLIDALEIADLRVLADILSEESPTKLIHNAAFEEEVFERVGLALNGVHDTMVASRMRDPDALDGHSLKAVCERELNIALDKTQQTSDWAQRPLTLQQLEYAALDAEVLLLLPS, from the coding sequence TTGACCGTTTTCTCGAAATTCCCACCGCGGCTTCAAGACGCAATTGTTAGTCGACTCGGATGGAGTGCATTACGTCCGGTTCAGGAGCTGGCGGGCGAGACCCTTCTGGAGGGACTGAATGTCGTTATCCTGGCGCCAACTGCGGGTGGAAAGACGGAGGCGTCTATCTTTCCTACTCTTGCACGGTTGATGAATGATCAGTTGCCGGGTGTTGGAGCCGTCTACGTGGCACCAATCAAGGCGCTACTCAACAATCAACGTGATCGACTTGGGCTCTATACCGAAATGGTGGGCATGCGTCGTATGGTTTGGCACGGCGACGTCTCGGAATCGGAGCGCAAGCGGTTCCTGAAAGATCCCACCGACCTCTTGATGACCACTCCGGAGTCATTGGAGGTGATGTTGATGTCGTCGCGGGTCAATGAGCGCGAACTTTTCAGGAACTTGAGGTTTGTGATTGTTGACGAGGTACACGCGATGGCGGGCACGGACCGTGGTTCTCACCTGATAAGCGTCTTGGAGCGACTCGCAAATGTGAGTCAATTCGATGTTCAGCGGGTGGGGCTTAGTGCCACCGTCGGAAACCCTGATGCAATTCTGGAGTGGATTGCGGGCTCTTCGAAGAGAGGCGGACGAGTAGTTGACCCGCCATCCAAGCCTGAGCCGCGAGAGCTGCTCGTCATGCACGATGAGAATCCGCTTGCGCTCTCAAGCGCCGCGGCACTTATGGGCGTTGGCAAGAAGAGCCTCTTCTTCTGCCAAACGCGAGCAACCACCGAAAACGTTGCCCAAAAGATGCGCGACCGTGGCACCGAAATCTTTGTGCACCATGGTTCGGTGTCGAAAGAAGAGCGTGAATTGGCCGAGGAACGCTTCCACAAGGGAGATGCCGCCTGCATCATTTGCACATCGACCTTGGAGCTTGGGATCGATGTGGGTGATTTGGATTTGGTCTTCCAGGCCGGTGCCCCCACTACCGTAAGTTCTTTCAAACAGCGTATGGGCCGAACGGGGCGCCGCGCTGGGAAGCACGCAAACACGACCTTCTTTTGTGAAGCTGAGGATTCGGTTTTGCAGGCGGTAGCTCTAATCGAGCTGACGCGTGAGAAATGGGTGGAGTCCGTGGAGCTGACCAACCGCGCTTGGCCTGTGTTGATCCATCAACTACTCGCCATGTCACTCGCTAGAGGCGGAATCAGCCGCGACAAGGCGTGGGAGCATTTCGCGAAGGTTCCTGACTTTTCTGGCATTCATCGCGCAGAGTTTGAACGGCTCGTGGACTGGCTCATCAAGGACCGCTCGTTACTTGAAACGTCTGGTCTCCTGGTTTTGGGATCCAAGGCAGAGCATCGATTTGGCAAGAAGAACTTCATGGAACTCTATGCGGTCTTCTCAAGCCCCGAGTTCTACACCGTCGCGCAGGAGACGGGCAGTCCGCTAGGATTCCTTGAACAGGAATTTGTGGACATGTTGAGCGAAAACATCAGCTCGTTTCTTTTGGCGGGAAAGTCTTGGTTCGTGAAAGAAGTGCGGCATACCGACAAGCGTGTGATTGTGGGCCCAGCACCGCGGGGGAAGGAGCCGAAATGGGGTGGCTTTAGCCCGCAGTTTTTGGGCTTCGAACTTTGTCAGAAGATGAAGGCAATTTTGGCGTCCGAGCAGGAGTTTAAGTACTTGGACCGAAAGGCCGCGCTTGCACTTAAGCGCTGGCGTGGCGCAATGGCCAACGTTTGGGAAGCCGAGTTTGACGGGGTTGAGTTTGGTGACAGACAAATCACCTGGTGGACTTTCGCCGGTGGAAAAATCAATTCCACACTCAGACGAGCCCTAAACGCGAGTATGCCGGGCTGGGAGATCTCCGAAGATAACTTCGCCCTGAGGATACGCGGAGTTACGGCGGAGCCACATGTCTTTCAACAAACACTGTCTAAGCTTAAGGAGTTTGAATTCTGGGAGAATGAGCGATTTTGGGCGGAGGTGGGCCAATCCCTTCCGAACTATCGACTATCGAAATTCCAGACGCTGATGCCACCATGGGTGGAACGCGAGGTCCTCGCTACACACCTCATCGACATTGCCGCCACATGGGGTTGGCTTACGGGTGACCATCGTAGTGGACTCTCAAGCGTGCCCGACGGAATCGGCTTGCCTACGAAACGCGAGATTGCCCTTTTGGAGGCGCCTAGAACGCAAGCTAAGACTCAGCTGCCCGAATCTTGGACTCGTGGGCGGAAACGGAAATGGATCGCGTCAGAAGCCGAATTACGAAGCGCTGTGAAAACTCTGAAAGAAGAGAGCGTCCTTGGCTTGGACGTGGAGACCACATTAGGCACCCGTACCCTTTGCCTCATACAGCTGGCTAGCCCCACCGAGACTTATCTAATCGATGCACTTGAGATCGCTGATTTGAGGGTCTTGGCTGATATTCTGAGCGAGGAGTCTCCCACAAAGCTTATCCACAATGCCGCTTTCGAAGAGGAAGTCTTTGAAAGGGTGGGCCTGGCCTTGAACGGTGTGCATGACACCATGGTCGCTTCACGGATGCGCGACCCAGATGCACTGGATGGTCACAGCCTGAAAGCGGTTTGCGAGAGGGAACTCAATATCGCATTGGACAAGACGCAGCAAACTAGCGATTGGGCTCAACGGCCGCTAACGCTGCAGCAGTTGGAATACGCAGCCTTGGACGCGGAAGTCCTGCTGCTTTTGCCCTCTTAA
- the brxD gene encoding BREX system ATP-binding protein BrxD has protein sequence MSALTQRDVDHIFEKLRTGVVPERGIDTFAVGIDRQRNEIKRQLELIERGEGQTKFLRGGYGCGKTFMAKLAQLEARNAGYATSFVVVSDNDLRFHKFDEVYRKIMSELGTSMCERGAFNDILDRWIYRVEEQLIDAGADENARDFDDKVRARIKENLNAMSSGKAPADLIRVVQTIFDFKQRGESAEAGSLLSWLCGSSNVSASAKKAAGIRGNIESKDAMDYLRGVLEIVKASGYKGLVVIIDEVETILRVPNKTSRGKSLNGIRQIVDIAGSYPGMLWIFTGTPEFFDTTRGVCGLAPLHDRIRFTRQGTFANMRQPQIELVPFDEKRLKEVSMKLRELYPAKSRGNLEEKISEEFIDRLVDEVTKGFKKDVGIVPRQYLRQLVEQMDIVEQNPEFNPMKEWKFEPVSLSLEEESVIEGNDAGFDPDEEPIPVMDVF, from the coding sequence ATGAGTGCGTTAACTCAACGAGACGTGGATCATATTTTTGAGAAGTTGCGCACGGGCGTTGTACCCGAGCGTGGGATTGATACGTTTGCTGTGGGGATCGACAGACAACGAAACGAAATCAAGCGGCAGCTTGAGTTGATCGAGCGAGGAGAGGGTCAAACCAAGTTCTTGCGCGGTGGCTATGGTTGCGGGAAGACGTTTATGGCCAAGCTCGCCCAGCTCGAGGCGAGAAATGCGGGATACGCGACGAGTTTTGTTGTGGTTTCCGACAACGATCTGAGATTTCACAAGTTTGACGAGGTCTATCGAAAGATAATGTCTGAGCTTGGTACCTCGATGTGTGAGCGCGGCGCTTTCAACGATATCTTGGACCGCTGGATCTACCGTGTCGAGGAGCAGCTGATCGATGCCGGCGCTGATGAGAATGCCCGGGACTTCGACGACAAAGTGCGTGCACGCATCAAGGAAAACCTGAATGCGATGTCCAGTGGCAAGGCTCCGGCAGACCTCATCCGCGTGGTTCAGACGATTTTTGATTTTAAGCAACGTGGCGAGTCTGCTGAAGCGGGCTCTCTCCTCTCGTGGCTTTGCGGCAGCTCGAACGTGAGTGCATCAGCAAAGAAGGCAGCAGGTATTCGCGGAAATATCGAGAGCAAAGACGCCATGGATTACCTTCGTGGCGTGCTCGAGATCGTCAAGGCGTCCGGCTATAAGGGCTTGGTTGTCATCATCGACGAGGTTGAGACGATTCTGCGCGTCCCGAATAAGACTTCTCGGGGCAAATCCCTCAACGGTATCCGACAGATTGTAGATATTGCGGGCTCGTATCCAGGTATGTTGTGGATCTTCACGGGTACACCGGAGTTTTTTGACACGACTCGGGGTGTTTGCGGCCTTGCACCACTGCACGACCGTATTCGATTTACACGTCAGGGCACCTTCGCAAACATGCGTCAACCTCAGATCGAGCTCGTGCCATTTGACGAGAAGCGACTGAAGGAAGTGTCGATGAAGTTGCGGGAGCTCTACCCAGCCAAATCTCGGGGTAACCTTGAGGAGAAGATAAGCGAGGAGTTTATCGACCGGCTGGTGGATGAGGTTACAAAAGGGTTTAAGAAGGATGTCGGAATTGTTCCGCGGCAGTACTTGCGTCAGTTGGTCGAACAAATGGATATCGTCGAGCAGAATCCTGAGTTCAATCCTATGAAGGAATGGAAGTTTGAACCCGTATCACTGAGCCTCGAAGAAGAGAGTGTGATCGAAGGCAATGACGCGGGGTTTGACCCTGATGAAGAACCCATTCCGGTTATGGATGTGTTTTGA